TACAATTAATGAATTTGATATTACCGTATCAAAAAATCCTTTTTCAAACGGCAGAAACAAATTCGGCATCGGTTTCAAAGTATCCATAGACGCCGGCGAAAATATTCAGGCTGTCGTCCCTTCGTAAGGAGGGCTATGCCCGTTCCCTGCCACGAATCCCCCGTATCGAGCATTATCGTCTTGCCGTGCCTTTCTTCCTTTATTTTATTAAAGACGGCTGCCATATGCGCGTAACCGCCCATAGGGCCGTACTGATTTGCATGCTTTGCGAAATTATTATATGAACAGAAATAATCCATTGCGGAACCGGGGTTTATATCGTAGTAAAGGTTGAAAGAATCGCCGACAAGGTGTCCCGGCCTGCCGTTCATTGCGCGGGGGCCGATATTGACGGAAGGCTCGCGGTATAATACGGGCTTGAGATGGGCGTGCGAATCGGAGTTCCACATTATGGTAAGGTTGCCCACGGGCTTAAACTTTAAGAGATTAACCGGATTAATCGCGGCAGCGCCCGCGAAAAGAGCCGTGCTTTTTATGAAGTCCCTTCTGGTAATCTTTCGTAAATCCATTTACTATCAGCCTCCTGTTTTTGAAAGTTTTGTATAAGTTTATATCAGGGATGCAAAGATCTTTAAAATCCGGTCTTTACGGAATCCATAATTTGAATAATCTGTTTCGTTACGGCTATGATTGTTTTTTTCTGCTCGGCATTATTCTTAAAAAATCTGGAGAAATAAGAGGGCAGAAATGAAATCATTACGGTGTATTTACCCTCCTTATAAATGGCAATCCTGCAAGGCATAAACGCGGCATAGTTCATATTGTATTTTAAAAGTTTATAGCCGTCCATCAATTTGCAAAAATCGATAACTTTAAGGTCCGGAATCTTGTATCCTATCCCTTTTATGCCGGTGGATATAGGGGCAATCGCAAGAATGCTGTAATTCGCATCTTCTATTCCCTGCTTCAGGTCGAACAGGGCGCTTTTAAAGCTCTTCTTGACCTTGACGATATAAAACGGCCCCTTGGGAATTTTTGTAGCAAACGAGTTTGCGGGAAAAAAAACCGCGATAAAAAAGGATAAACCTAAAATAAACGCCAGACCGGCAACGGGAGGCGTTACAGCAAGCCTTCTTTTCTTCATCTTTACCTCTTGGTTTGTATTATAGTCAAAGTGTAAAAATAACATTCAAAAATTAACTTACAGAATTATAGTTGTAAATTTCCATGACAAACCGACCCGACCCAGTTTTTGCATTAATCACTGCCTTCTGGTTTGAGAATACCCCAAACTATCTCAAAAACTTTATCTTTATAGTCGGCTATGTTGCCTTTAATAACACCATCCCAGCTAGAAATAATAAACCTTATCGCAATTCCGGTTAAACTAATAACACCTAAATTTATATCAATAACCCTTAATCTCTTATTTTTTATTTCAAACTTTAAAAATTCTTTGAGTAAATCAAGGGGCGCAGATGAACAAATGCTCTTTCCACCGGAAAATATATCTTTATGCTTCGTATAAAATGCATATTCCATCATGCCCCTATTAGTTTCAGCCAATATAAAGATAGTGTCAATTATTCCCCTTATCTTATCCTTTGTCGTATTTGCATTTTTAATCGAAAATTCTAATTTTTCCTTAATAAAATTTGATGTCATTTGAAAAAGCTCTTTTGCAATATCTTCTTTGCTTTTAAAATGAACGTATAAGGCGCCGGTGCTTAAACCCGCTCTTTTAGCAACATCTCTTAATGTAGTGTTAAAATATCCCCATTCAATGAAAAGACTCATTGCAGCATTCATTATGTTATTTTTTGTTACGATAGACTGTTGTTGTTTTTTATTATAATTAATCATAACAATGGCTATGTAAAGTTAAAATCCGCCATTCTCCTTTCACTAAAAAAATTAACGGGATATTATTTATGTTATTTCCCGTCATTATAGACTGCTATCTGTATTAGCCTTTGTTAATAGTTATACATAACGGATGTCCGTTATGTATAATATAATATTCTTTTTTTATACCGTGTGTCAAGCTTTTTTATTTTTTTTATTTTTGTGTAAATTTTTTATAAAAAGGCAAATTAGGCTGCACTTATTTCACTTTATTCTTTTTATTCAATTTGATTATTTCATTAAATAATGATATAAATAAAAAAAAGAGATTTCCTTTCCGATTTAAATAAATCCGATGATTTTTAAAAATAAAATAAAATCCGCATATATTTGGCCGTTTATAATTATAATCGCATTAACCGGCATTTTTGCTCTGATTTTGCACGCGAAATTTTTCCATAAGCCGCAAAATATATCGCCGGTAAACAATATCAGTCAAAACAACGGCAAAAAGAATGCCT
This genomic interval from Candidatus Acidulodesulfobacterium ferriphilum contains the following:
- a CDS encoding twin-arginine translocation signal domain-containing protein, producing the protein MDLRKITRRDFIKSTALFAGAAAINPVNLLKFKPVGNLTIMWNSDSHAHLKPVLYREPSVNIGPRAMNGRPGHLVGDSFNLYYDINPGSAMDYFCSYNNFAKHANQYGPMGGYAHMAAVFNKIKEERHGKTIMLDTGDSWQGTGIALLTKGRQPEYFRRRLWIL
- a CDS encoding DUF302 domain-containing protein, which translates into the protein MLFLHFDYNTNQEVKMKKRRLAVTPPVAGLAFILGLSFFIAVFFPANSFATKIPKGPFYIVKVKKSFKSALFDLKQGIEDANYSILAIAPISTGIKGIGYKIPDLKVIDFCKLMDGYKLLKYNMNYAAFMPCRIAIYKEGKYTVMISFLPSYFSRFFKNNAEQKKTIIAVTKQIIQIMDSVKTGF
- a CDS encoding TetR/AcrR family transcriptional regulator, encoding MINYNKKQQQSIVTKNNIMNAAMSLFIEWGYFNTTLRDVAKRAGLSTGALYVHFKSKEDIAKELFQMTSNFIKEKLEFSIKNANTTKDKIRGIIDTIFILAETNRGMMEYAFYTKHKDIFSGGKSICSSAPLDLLKEFLKFEIKNKRLRVIDINLGVISLTGIAIRFIISSWDGVIKGNIADYKDKVFEIVWGILKPEGSD